Proteins found in one Nitrospirota bacterium genomic segment:
- a CDS encoding outer membrane beta-barrel protein, with translation MIAFGCTTTHCQGLRRAGALWLALLFPVLNLGLAFGEESSVSSSDWHYGATVDLSYALDFNFPENHRWRSKGTTPRVNELAPNMVQGYVRKDVSETSRWGMELGLQAGYDTNALVPEPNPGREKPVDGADSLRHLSRANLSYLAPVGNGLTLTAGLFNSFIGYQSIYAKNNLNYTRSYMADNAPYFMFGLGAQYPLSDSLQLGLYVINGYNYLSHQNDQPSYGTQLIWKPASRLTVTENLYYGPDQSNTAIEFWRFFSDSIVEWKDGPLILAAAYDIGTENAAERPGQPRTFWTAGALYAHWNISGPWSVAVRPELYWDRNGRISGSEQLLKAMTTTLEYKWTHPWQTALLRLEHRYDESSGVGGGFFKRGEISPGVIGLAQEQHLLLLSVVWSLDR, from the coding sequence TTGATCGCGTTTGGATGCACGACAACCCATTGCCAAGGTCTGCGAAGGGCTGGAGCATTATGGCTTGCGCTGCTTTTTCCTGTCCTGAACCTGGGCCTAGCCTTCGGAGAGGAATCTTCCGTCTCGTCGTCCGATTGGCACTATGGAGCGACGGTTGATCTGAGCTATGCGCTCGACTTTAACTTCCCTGAGAACCACCGTTGGCGCAGCAAAGGCACGACTCCCAGAGTCAACGAACTGGCTCCCAATATGGTGCAGGGATACGTTCGTAAAGATGTTTCCGAGACTTCGCGATGGGGGATGGAGCTTGGCCTGCAAGCAGGCTATGACACCAATGCACTGGTACCGGAGCCGAATCCCGGCAGGGAAAAGCCCGTGGACGGAGCCGACAGCCTCCGGCATCTATCACGGGCCAATCTGTCCTATCTGGCGCCGGTCGGCAACGGCCTCACGCTGACGGCGGGGCTGTTCAACAGCTTCATCGGCTACCAATCGATCTATGCGAAAAACAACCTGAACTATACCCGGTCCTACATGGCCGACAACGCACCCTACTTCATGTTCGGCCTGGGCGCGCAGTACCCGCTGAGTGACAGCCTGCAACTCGGCCTCTACGTGATCAATGGCTACAACTATCTGTCCCATCAGAACGACCAACCCAGCTACGGCACACAGCTCATCTGGAAACCGGCCTCCCGGCTGACCGTCACAGAAAATCTGTATTACGGGCCGGACCAGTCGAATACCGCGATCGAATTCTGGCGATTCTTTTCCGACAGCATCGTCGAATGGAAAGACGGACCGCTTATCCTTGCCGCAGCCTACGACATCGGCACGGAAAACGCTGCGGAACGGCCGGGCCAACCCCGGACCTTTTGGACAGCGGGGGCATTGTATGCGCATTGGAACATCAGCGGCCCCTGGAGTGTGGCGGTACGCCCGGAACTCTATTGGGACCGCAATGGTCGGATTTCCGGATCCGAGCAACTATTAAAAGCCATGACGACCACCCTGGAATATAAATGGACCCACCCCTGGCAGACGGCGCTTCTAAGACTGGAACATCGTTACGATGAATCCTCTGGCGTCGGCGGCGGGTTTTTCAAGCGTGGAGAGATCTCCCCAGGCGTCATCGGCCTGGCACAGGAACAGCACCTGCTATTGCTCTCCGTCGTGTGGTCGTTGGACCGATAA
- a CDS encoding mechanosensitive ion channel: MTTTSMQQFVEGWLFDPTIGKLVSATVAILIVMALVRVGKGGVTRYIKEPGNLYRANKMVTFLGYFTGIIVLSMIFSANLGKMAVAFGVAGAGIAFALQEVIASLAGWVAISFGNFYNTGDRVQLGGIKGDVIDIGMLRTTMMEIGQWVNADLYNGRIVKIANSFVFKEPVFNYSGDFPFLWDEVTVPVKYGCDYRLSRDIFQRVLVEVTGEYSTQAKASWTELIHQYRVDPTEIDPRVFLVANDNWMEFTLRYIVDYKKRRITKDQLFTRILEEVDQTNGRVALASATFHLVETPEIKVQLVGPSEGRQA, encoded by the coding sequence ATGACAACTACCTCCATGCAGCAGTTCGTCGAAGGCTGGCTGTTCGATCCGACCATCGGGAAACTGGTCTCCGCCACCGTCGCGATCCTTATCGTCATGGCGCTCGTGCGGGTCGGCAAAGGAGGCGTCACCCGGTACATCAAGGAACCGGGCAACCTCTACCGCGCCAATAAGATGGTGACGTTCCTCGGCTATTTCACGGGGATCATCGTCCTCTCCATGATTTTCAGTGCCAACCTCGGCAAGATGGCCGTGGCCTTCGGCGTCGCCGGCGCGGGAATCGCCTTTGCTTTGCAGGAAGTCATCGCCAGCCTCGCCGGCTGGGTGGCCATCTCGTTCGGCAACTTCTACAACACCGGCGACCGAGTTCAGTTGGGTGGCATCAAAGGAGACGTCATCGACATCGGCATGTTGCGGACGACGATGATGGAAATCGGCCAATGGGTGAATGCGGATTTGTACAATGGCCGTATCGTCAAGATCGCCAACAGCTTCGTCTTCAAGGAGCCGGTTTTTAATTACTCCGGCGACTTTCCATTTTTGTGGGATGAAGTAACAGTCCCCGTCAAGTATGGCTGCGACTACCGCTTGTCCCGGGACATCTTTCAGCGGGTCCTGGTCGAGGTTACCGGCGAATATTCCACTCAGGCCAAGGCCAGCTGGACGGAGCTGATTCATCAGTACCGAGTGGATCCCACCGAGATCGATCCCCGCGTCTTCCTCGTCGCCAACGACAATTGGATGGAGTTTACCCTGCGCTACATCGTGGATTATAAGAAGCGCCGCATCACGAAGGATCAGCTGTTCACCCGCATTCTGGAAGAAGTGGATCAGACCAACGGCCGCGTGGCGCTGGCCTCCGCCACCTTCCATCTCGTCGAAACCCCCGAGATCAAGGTCCAGCTGGTTGGACCGTCAGAAGGTCGCCAGGCTTGA
- a CDS encoding mechanosensitive ion channel family protein: MARRKISIILLFACLIMPGVSLAELQPPTSSISQSPPTQPAGAPVIHSGEALFTVYDKVGSFGPQERAMAIAERLSRLANDPQTRPDTIAISEGEQTSEIVAGEMIIVAVTDGDARPSGRPRQEVAREYASLIRAALTTSLEQTSLRTLLINVAFALLDIVIFIAFLVAFQRLFPRLYEKLHSWRGTYIPPIKIQRVEVLSADQIAAGVISLAKGLRVVATLFLIYVFVTTVLGIFHWTRGISAQLFGAVLTTLRAIGEAFASYVPNVVSIIVIVVVTRYIIKLIALVFTGMERGAISFAGFRREWTQPTYKIVRFLVIVFSAIAIFPYIPGSQSDAFRGVSVFLGVLFSFGSAGAISNIIAGVVLTYMNPFRDGDRVKIADTIGDVIERTLLVTRVRTIKNVDISIPNSMVLGSHLINFSSVAKEHGLILHTSVTIGYDAPWKTVHELLIAAARMTTHILKTPEPFVLQTSLDDFYVTYEINAYTDQPNKMAVIYAELHQHIQDQFNEGGVEIMSPHYGTIRDGNKTTIPDSYLPKTYQAPGIRIEGVGSWFTKPNESAAPKGEPR, encoded by the coding sequence TCCATTCTGGAGAAGCCCTGTTCACGGTGTACGACAAGGTGGGCTCCTTTGGTCCACAGGAACGCGCCATGGCCATCGCCGAGCGTCTATCACGCCTCGCGAATGACCCACAGACCAGGCCGGATACCATTGCCATCTCGGAGGGGGAACAGACGAGCGAGATTGTCGCCGGTGAAATGATCATCGTGGCGGTGACCGATGGGGATGCGCGTCCAAGTGGACGACCCAGGCAGGAAGTAGCGCGTGAGTATGCCAGCCTGATCCGTGCGGCCTTGACGACCTCCTTGGAACAGACCAGCCTGCGAACACTCTTGATCAACGTAGCCTTTGCGCTGCTGGATATCGTCATCTTCATCGCCTTCTTAGTCGCCTTTCAAAGGCTCTTTCCCAGGCTCTATGAGAAACTCCACAGCTGGCGTGGAACCTATATTCCCCCGATCAAGATTCAGCGGGTCGAAGTCCTATCAGCCGACCAGATCGCGGCCGGGGTCATCTCCCTGGCCAAGGGCCTTCGTGTCGTCGCAACCCTGTTCCTCATCTATGTGTTCGTGACAACGGTCCTGGGAATCTTCCATTGGACCAGGGGCATTTCCGCCCAACTGTTCGGAGCCGTGCTGACGACGCTCAGGGCCATCGGTGAGGCCTTTGCTTCCTATGTGCCCAATGTCGTTTCCATTATCGTCATTGTCGTGGTGACACGGTACATCATTAAGCTGATCGCCCTGGTATTCACCGGCATGGAGCGGGGGGCCATTTCCTTTGCAGGCTTCCGCCGGGAATGGACGCAACCGACCTACAAGATCGTGCGGTTTCTCGTGATCGTCTTCTCCGCTATCGCCATTTTCCCCTATATTCCAGGGTCTCAATCGGACGCCTTCCGCGGCGTGTCCGTGTTTCTGGGTGTGTTGTTTTCCTTCGGATCCGCTGGAGCCATCAGCAACATCATCGCCGGAGTGGTCCTGACCTACATGAATCCTTTCCGCGACGGTGACCGGGTGAAAATCGCGGATACCATCGGCGACGTCATTGAACGTACATTGCTGGTCACGCGCGTTCGAACGATCAAGAACGTCGATATTTCAATCCCCAACTCCATGGTCCTCGGCAGCCATCTCATCAATTTCAGTTCCGTGGCTAAGGAACATGGGCTCATCCTCCACACCAGCGTCACGATCGGGTACGATGCGCCCTGGAAAACCGTCCACGAATTGTTGATTGCAGCTGCGCGCATGACCACGCACATACTCAAGACGCCGGAACCCTTCGTGCTCCAAACCAGTCTCGACGATTTTTATGTAACCTACGAGATCAACGCCTATACGGATCAGCCCAATAAGATGGCCGTCATCTATGCCGAGCTGCACCAACATATTCAGGACCAGTTCAACGAAGGCGGCGTGGAAATCATGTCACCGCACTACGGGACCATTCGAGACGGCAACAAGACCACGATCCCCGACTCGTACTTGCCGAAGACGTACCAGGCTCCTGGCATTCGCATCGAGGGCGTGGGAAGTTGGTTCACTAAGCCGAATGAAAGCGCCGCGCCGAAAGGAGAGCCCCGATGA